TAGCGTGTGCCCGCCGCCTGGGACTTCGGCTTCGATGCCGCTCCGTCTCCGGCCGGCAGGAAAGATGCCGGGCGGGTAGGGATGGTTTTTGATGGTGACGTCTGCGAAGGATCTCCAAGACCCAGGATCCGCAGCGCCGCCTGAAATCAGCCAGCGTGACCGCCTCAGGGGCATGGTGCTGGTGGCCATCGCCTCCTTCGCCATCAGTTTCGGCGGCTTGATCAGCCGCTACATGGAAGACGCCGACGCCTGGCAGATCAATATCCACCGCTCGCTGTCCACCGCCGCCGTGGTGGCCGTGGTGTTCCTGCTGCGCTACCGGGGAGGCGCCGCCCGGCAATTCGTTCGTATCGGCTGGCCGGGCATCTTCGGCGCCGGCCTGCTGGCCATGGCCGGCATCGCCTTCATGCAGGCCCTGACCACGACCACGGTTGCCAATACCCTCTTTACCCTCAGCGCCATCCCCTTCGTCACGGCGGCGCTGGCCTGGGTCTTTTTGCGCGAAGGGCTGAGCCGCGTCACCGTCGTCACCATGATCGGGGCCGCGGCCGGCGTCGCCGTCATGCTGGCCGAGGGTGTGGGCGGTGGATCGCTCTACGGCAATGCCATGGCCCTGGTTACCACCTTCGGGTTTTCCGGCTATGCCGTGATCATCCGCCGCCACCGGCACATCGACATGCTGCCGGCCTACCTGCTGTCGGCCATCATGCTGTGTGCCGTCGCGCTTTTGGTCAGGATCGGCGACTGGTCCATTTCCTGGTGGGACCTGGGCTTGTGTTTCATCTGGGGCGGCCTGCTTTCCGGCATCGGAAATATTTTCTTTATCGCCGCCACCCGCTACCTGTTTGCGGCGGAAGTTACGCTCTTTATGTTGCTGGAGTTTGCCTTGGGGCCGGTTTGGGTGTGGTTGTTCGTCAACGAGACGCCGAGCACCTGGACCCTGGCCGGAGGCTCCCTGATCATGGCCGCCGTTTTCGCTCGAACTTTGTACCAGGTGCGGGTCTCGCGCCGCGTCGTGGTCAGGGGGCGATTGGCCGGACCGGTTTGACGGCGGGTTTGCTTATCGTCGTCGCCCGCTTGGCGCGGCGCGCCGCCATCCGCTACCATTGCCGCCATGAACGCCCCCCTTGCCATCGTCGGCGTCGGCGAAACGCCGCCGGCGCGGCGCTCCGAGAGCGATCTCCGTGGGCTGGTGCTCGAGGCCGTCAGTGCGGCGCTCGACGATGCCGGCCTGGCGCCGCACGACGTCGACGGATTGATCAGCGAATCCGGCATCATGCCCCAGACCGTGCCGCACCAGTGGCTGGCGGCGCAGTTGGGGGTGGATCTCGGCTTTCATGCCACGACGTCGCTGGGCGGCGCCGGCACGGTTTCGGCGCCGCTGCTGGCCGGGGCGGCGCTTGCGGCGGGGCTGGCGCATGTCGTGGTCTGCTACTTCGGCGTCGACTGGGGCAGCCAGGCCGGCGCCTATGCCTTTCATGACGTCTATCCGGCGAAGCGGGCTTTCGAGAAGCCCTACGGCTTCACCGGCCAGCCCACCTATTTCGCGCTCTGGGCCCAGCGCTACCGGCACCTTTACGGCCTGGCCGAGGACGACTTGGCACTGATTGCCCTGGCCCAGCGCCAGAACGCGCGGCGAAACGGCCGGGCCCAGGCCCGGGAGCCCATGACGCTGGAGGACTATCTGGCCAGCCGGCCCATCGCCGATCCGCTGCGCGCCGCCGATTGCTGCCTGCTCAGCGATGGCGCCGGGGCCTATGTCATGACCTCGACCGAGCGCGCCGGCGATTGCGCCAAGGCGCCGATCCAGGTGCTGGGCACGGGCTTTGCCTCGCCCGGCATCAGCGGCGACGACGTTTTCACCCAGTTGCCCGAGCCGCTCGAGATCCCCGGCGCCGCGGCGGCCGCCAAACAGGCCTTCCAGCGCGCCGGCATCGGCCCGGAGGATGTCGATTTCGCCGAGATCTACGACTGCTTCACCATTTCGGCGCTGCTGCAAATCGAGGATCTGGGCTTTTGCGCCAAGGGCGAGGCGGCGGCCTTCATTCGCGACCGCGGCATCACCAGCGACGGCGGCTTGCCCGTGAACACCCACGGCGGGCTTTTGTCCTACAGCTACTGCGTCGGCATCGAGCACGTCGTCGAGGCCGTGCGCCAGTTGCGCGGCGAGGCGGGAGCGCAGGTTAGCGAGGCCAAGATCGGGCTCGTTGGCGCGCTCGCCAGCCCCGATTACGGCGTCATGGTGCTGGGCAACTGAGGCCATGGCAGAGGAGATCCCCCGGGCGCCCGAGTTCGCGGGCTTCTTTGCCGGGCTGGGCCGGCGGAAGCTCGCCTTTCCCTGCTGCCGGGGTTGTGGGCGCTTCCATTGGTATCCCCTGAAGCACTGCCCCCACTGCCAGGGCGGCGACATCGCCTGGCAGGAGGTGGCCGGGCCCGGGGATCTTTATTCCTGGACCGTGGTGCGCTATGCCTTCGACCCCGGTTTTGCCCAGCGGCCGCCCTACATCGTGGCGCTGGTTGCCTTTGCCGAGGCGCCTGGGGTGCGGCTGGTTTCGAACCTGATCGAGGTCGAAGATCAGGAACTGCAAATCGGCCTGGCGCTCGAGCCCGTGTTTCCGGGTGACGATCGGGTACTGTTCCGGCCGGCCAACAACAGAGTGGAGAATCCGTCATGATCCTGGAAATCATCGGTATTCCCGGCTCCAACTTCGTGCGCACCGTGCGCCTGGTGGCCGAGGAAAAGGGCGTGGCCTATGAGCTCGAGCCTGCCCGGCCCCATTCCGACGAGGTCAAGGCCATCCATCCCCTGGGCCTGGTTCCGGTGATGCGCCACGAGGGGCTGGAGCTTTCCGAATCGCAAGCCATCGCGCGCTATATCGACCGCGCTTTCGCGGGCCCGGCCCTGGTGCCGGACGAGCCCCGTGCAGCGGCCCAGATCGATCGCTGGGTGGCCTATTGCGCCACTTCGGTGGATCAGTTGCTGATGCGCCAGTACGTCATCGAATACCTCTTCCACAAGGACGACGAAGGCAACGTCGTGCGCCACAGGATCGACAAGGCCGTCAAGCGCTTCGCGAAAATGTATGCCAGCCTGGAAGCGGGCGTGGCCGAAGGCTTTCTCGGCGGCCCCAGCCTTAGCCTGGCGGATTGCTTCGTCATGCCCATGCTGGTGGCAGCCAAAGGCTTCCCCGAGGGCGAGGCCGAGCTGGCCGCCAACCCGGCGCTGGCGGCCTATTTCGAGCGCTTCTGCGAACGCCCGAGCTTCGCTGCCACCAGGCCCTGAGGGTCCGGGGCGCTGATCCGGCCGAGCAGGTAAATCAGCGTAAATGAGCCGGCGCCGATGCCGAGAACGGCAAAGAAAAGTGTCTCGGTCCAGGCGAACCAAAGCGCCAGAGGCACCATCGCCAGGACGATTCCAAGCGCCATCACGATCGCCTCGCCGGGCCAGCCGGCCAAATACCTGCCTATTGTTGCCATGGGCTGAATATAGCGCATCCCTGACCCAGGCACAGCCGAGCCCAGTGCGGCGTTGCGGTGGCCGGGGCTTCCGGCTATGACAGCATCATGATCGACAAAGACCGCATCCGGGCCGAGCTCGGCCATGTCCTCACCGATGCCACCATCGCCGAGCTTCCCAACCACGTGGCGGGCAAGGTCCGCGACACCTATCGCCTGGCCGACGGCCGCATGATCCTGGTGGCCAGTGACCGCCAAAGCGCCTTCGACAAGAACCTGGCGGCGGTGCCCTTCAAGGGCCAGGTGCTGACCCAGACCTCGCGCTACTGGTTCGACGCCACGCGCGACATCTGCGCCAACCACGTCATCGAATATCCCGACCCCAATGTTTTGGTCTGCCAGCAGCTCGACATGCTGCCGGTGGAAATGGTGGTGCGCGACTACCTCACCGGATCGACCAATACCTCGATCTGGCCCATGTACCAGGGCGGCGCGCGCGAGATGTACGGCATCCGTTTTGCCGACGGCCTGGTCAAGAACCAGAAGCTGCCCGAGACCATCCTGACGCCGACCACCAAGGCCGCCCAGGGCGAACACGATGCCCCCGTGACGCCGGCCGAGATCGTGGCGGAGGGCTTGCTCGGCCAGGCGCGCTGGGACGAGCTGGCGGCACTTTCGCTGGCGATTTTCGCCCGCGGCCGCGAGTTGGCGGCGCGCCAGGGCCTGATCCTGGTCGATACCAAGTTCGAATTCGGCCTCGACGCAAACGGCAACGTCTGCCTGGCCGACGAGATCCTGACGCCTGATTCGAGCCGCTACTGGCTGGCCGAGAGCTACGCCGAGCGCCTGGCCGCGGGCCGCGACCCGGACGGCCTGGACAAGGAATTCCTGCGCCTTTGGGTGAACCAGCGCTGCGATCCCTACAAGGATCCCATCCCCGAGATACCGGCCGAGACCATCGTCGAGTTCAGCCAGCGCTACGTGCGGCTCTATGAGACCGTGACCGGCCAGGAGTTCAGCCCCGAGAAGAGCGACGGCTCGGTGCTGCAGCGCATCCGGCGCAATCTGGAGGCCTATTTCTAGGCGCACCCGGTATTTCCAATCGCCGGATATTTGCGCTAGCTTTGCCGCCAGTCCTGACGCCAGCGACGGGGAAACCATGAAGATCGAAATCGAATACTGCGTTCAGTGAAACTACAAACCGCAGGCCCTCCGTGCGAGGGAGCTCATCCAGCGGCAGCTTCCCGAGGCCGAGGTCGAGTTGATCGGTGGCGGCGCCGGCATGTTCGAGATCACCGTCGACAGCGCCCTGAAGTTCTCCAAAACGCAGGTTGGGCGCTTTCCCGAGGACGACGAGGTTCGGGCACTGGTGTCCTGACGACGTGACTTTCGAGATTATTTTGGCGGCCATTTCGGCCAGCGCCGAACGGCTGCCGGAACCCAGAAGGTCCAAAAGACGAAGCTTTTTGCCACCGACGTCGATCCCCGCCGGCTGGCCGGCTGCTTTGATTTCCGCCAACCAAGAAACTTAGGCGCG
The window above is part of the Alphaproteobacteria bacterium genome. Proteins encoded here:
- a CDS encoding DMT family transporter is translated as MVTSAKDLQDPGSAAPPEISQRDRLRGMVLVAIASFAISFGGLISRYMEDADAWQINIHRSLSTAAVVAVVFLLRYRGGAARQFVRIGWPGIFGAGLLAMAGIAFMQALTTTTVANTLFTLSAIPFVTAALAWVFLREGLSRVTVVTMIGAAAGVAVMLAEGVGGGSLYGNAMALVTTFGFSGYAVIIRRHRHIDMLPAYLLSAIMLCAVALLVRIGDWSISWWDLGLCFIWGGLLSGIGNIFFIAATRYLFAAEVTLFMLLEFALGPVWVWLFVNETPSTWTLAGGSLIMAAVFARTLYQVRVSRRVVVRGRLAGPV
- a CDS encoding thiolase family protein, with product MNAPLAIVGVGETPPARRSESDLRGLVLEAVSAALDDAGLAPHDVDGLISESGIMPQTVPHQWLAAQLGVDLGFHATTSLGGAGTVSAPLLAGAALAAGLAHVVVCYFGVDWGSQAGAYAFHDVYPAKRAFEKPYGFTGQPTYFALWAQRYRHLYGLAEDDLALIALAQRQNARRNGRAQAREPMTLEDYLASRPIADPLRAADCCLLSDGAGAYVMTSTERAGDCAKAPIQVLGTGFASPGISGDDVFTQLPEPLEIPGAAAAAKQAFQRAGIGPEDVDFAEIYDCFTISALLQIEDLGFCAKGEAAAFIRDRGITSDGGLPVNTHGGLLSYSYCVGIEHVVEAVRQLRGEAGAQVSEAKIGLVGALASPDYGVMVLGN
- a CDS encoding OB-fold domain-containing protein, producing MAEEIPRAPEFAGFFAGLGRRKLAFPCCRGCGRFHWYPLKHCPHCQGGDIAWQEVAGPGDLYSWTVVRYAFDPGFAQRPPYIVALVAFAEAPGVRLVSNLIEVEDQELQIGLALEPVFPGDDRVLFRPANNRVENPS
- a CDS encoding glutathione S-transferase family protein, whose amino-acid sequence is MILEIIGIPGSNFVRTVRLVAEEKGVAYELEPARPHSDEVKAIHPLGLVPVMRHEGLELSESQAIARYIDRAFAGPALVPDEPRAAAQIDRWVAYCATSVDQLLMRQYVIEYLFHKDDEGNVVRHRIDKAVKRFAKMYASLEAGVAEGFLGGPSLSLADCFVMPMLVAAKGFPEGEAELAANPALAAYFERFCERPSFAATRP
- a CDS encoding phosphoribosylaminoimidazolesuccinocarboxamide synthase; its protein translation is MIDKDRIRAELGHVLTDATIAELPNHVAGKVRDTYRLADGRMILVASDRQSAFDKNLAAVPFKGQVLTQTSRYWFDATRDICANHVIEYPDPNVLVCQQLDMLPVEMVVRDYLTGSTNTSIWPMYQGGAREMYGIRFADGLVKNQKLPETILTPTTKAAQGEHDAPVTPAEIVAEGLLGQARWDELAALSLAIFARGRELAARQGLILVDTKFEFGLDANGNVCLADEILTPDSSRYWLAESYAERLAAGRDPDGLDKEFLRLWVNQRCDPYKDPIPEIPAETIVEFSQRYVRLYETVTGQEFSPEKSDGSVLQRIRRNLEAYF